A region from the Lolium perenne isolate Kyuss_39 chromosome 4, Kyuss_2.0, whole genome shotgun sequence genome encodes:
- the LOC127294027 gene encoding uncharacterized protein produces MATAKGGGGQKGLLWRLPEVTSKELGKIGPAFGLGIGCGAGAGIGFFGGAGLGYGFPGLTIGFGVGAGCGVGLGFGYGLGKGIAYDETKRHSNVGKMFREAPKFPTDTVAGLFDELVVNTKKLATATSKQIEKWH; encoded by the exons ATGGCGACGGCGAAGGGAGGCGGGGGTCAGAAGGGGCTCCTCTGGAGGCTGCCGGAGGTCACCTCCAAGGAGCTCGGAAAGATCGGCCCCGCCTTCGGCCTCGGCATCGGCTGCGGCGCTGGCGCCGGAATCGGCTTCTTCGGTG GTGCAGGATTAGGTTATGGATTTCCTGGACTCACTATAGGCTTTGGAGTTGGAGCTGGATGCGGTGTAGGATTGGGTTTTGGTTATGGCTTGGGCAAAGGAATTGCTTATGATGAAACGAAAAGGCATTCAAATGTTGGTAAAATGTTCCGGGAAGCTCCAAAATTTCCTAC GGACACTGTTGCTGGTTTATTTGACGAGTTGGTGGTAAACACCAAAAAGCTTGCCACAGCAACTTCGAAGCAGATTGAAAAATGGCATTGA
- the LOC127294026 gene encoding chlorophyll a-b binding protein CP26, chloroplastic, with protein sequence MAALAPTKMLGTRLNFAGSSTYATAAPKAQKIVSLFDRFKSKPAPKAKPAPVASTAVGIDDELAKWYGPDRRIYLPNGLLDRDEVPEYLNGEVPGDYGYDPFGLGKKPEDFAKYQAFELIHARWAMLGAAGFIIPEALNKYGANCGPEAVWFKTGALLLDGNTLNYFGSSIPINLIVAVAAEVVLVGGAEYYRITNGLDFDDKLHPGGPFDPLGLATDPDQAALLKVKEIKNGRLAMFSMLGFFIQAYVTGQGPYENLCAHLSDPFGNNLLTVISGAAERTPSL encoded by the exons ATGGCGGCGCTCGCTCCGACGAAGATGCTTGGCACCCGGCTCAACTTTGCCGGCTCCTCCACCTACGCCACAGCGGCACCGAAGGCACAGAAGATCGTTTCTCTCTTTGATCGCTTCAAGTCGAAGCCTGCCCCAAAGGCGAAGCCCGCTCCCGTGGCCTCTACAGCGGTGGGCATCGACGATGAGCTCGCCAAGTGGTATG GCCCTGACAGGAGGATCTACTTGCCCAATGGTCTCCTTGACCGGGACGAGGTGCCGGAGTACCTCAATGGAGAGGTTCCCGGAGA CTATGGCTACGATCCTTTTGGTCTGGGAAAGAAGCCAGAGGACTTCGCCAA GTACCAGGCCTTTGAGCTCATCCACGCCAGGTGGGCCATGCTCGgcgccgccggcttcatcatccCAGAGGCATTGAACAAGTACGGCGCAAACTGCGGCCCTGAGGCCGTCTGGTTCAAG ACCGGCGCCCTTCTCCTTGACGGAAACACCCTCAACTACTTCGGCAGCAGCATTCCCATCAACCTGATCGTTGCCGTCGCTGCCGAGGTCGTCCTCGTCGGAGGCGCCGAGTACTACAGGATCACCAATGGACTG GACTTCGATGACAAGCTCCACCCCGGCGGCCCATTCGACCCTCTCGGCCTCGCCACCGACCCCGACCAGGCGGCGCTGCTCAAGGTGAAGGAGATCAAGAACGGACGCCTGGCCATGTTCTCCATGCTGGGTTTCTTCATCCAGGCCTACGTCACCGGCCAGGGCCCCTACGAGAACCTGTGCGCGCACCTCAGCGACCCCTTCGGCAACAACCTGCTCACCGTCATCTCCGGCGCCGCCGAGAGGACGCCCAGCCTGTGA